The nucleotide window AGAGACTTGTTTAGATGGTTTTACCAAATCAGAATACAGTGCAACCCGCGACCAAATGGTGAAGCTAATGAACACCACCCGGGAGCTGAGTATCAATGCTCTTTCCATGGTCAACAGCTTCGGTGAAATGATCACAGAAACCACAGGACTTACCCGCAAATTGTTATCAGACAGTGACTCCTTTGTCGAAGCCAGTAACCGTAAACTTGTTCAAATTTCTGCCTCCAAGCCTAATGCTGTGGTTTCTGCCAGTGGAGGCGGACAATACAAAACCATTCAGGAAGCAGTTAACGCTGTCCCTAAGAACAATCCAACTCCTTTCGTTATCTTGATCAAGGCCGGTACATACAAGGAACACATTGAAATCGATAAGAACAAGCCAAATGTTGTGTTTATTGGTGAAGGCCCAACCAAGACCATAATCACCGGTGACAGGGGAGTAAAGCATGACGGTTATGCAACATGGCATACATGCGCCCTTGGTGTTGCTGGTGAAGGTTTCGTTATCAAGGACATCGGTATTGAAAACACAGCAGGACCTGCAAAAGAACAAGCTGTTGCATTGAGAATTAATGCTGATAAGGCTGTTGTCCACAACTGCAAAATCGATGGTTATCAAGACACATTATACGCTCACTCATTCAGACAAttctatcgtgattgtaccattaCAGGCACCGTTGATTTCATCTTTGGTGATGCAAGTGCTGTTTTCCAAAATTGCAAATTGATGGTAAGGAAACCAGGTAATGCACAAGCTTGCATGATCACTGCTCAAGGAAGGACAGTACCAACTTCGTTTGGTGGATTCGTTATCCAGAATTGTGACATCAAGGCTGATCCATCATTCACTAGCACCACTCCACCAATCAAAGCCTATCTTGGACGTCCATGGAAGGAGTATTCCAAGACCATCATAATGCAATCGAACATCGATGCATTCATCGATCCCGCAGGATGGGCACCATGGAACTCAACTGATTTTGGACTACACACATGTTTTTATGCAGAGTATCAGAACAGAGGACCAGGTGCTGCACTTGGCAAAAGAGTCTCAACATGGAGAGGTTACCAAAAGGGAATTTCAGGAGACGCTATTAACAAATACACTGCCGGTAAATTCATTAACACACAACAGCCCTGGCTACCAAAGTTTGATATTCCCTATGACGCAGGCATGATGAAGGTGTAATTACATATACCATTCATTCTGTaactttttcaaaattctaTATCATATTCCTTTGTCCTACAAGGACTATTTTGTTTCGATCCAGCTGCTCTCCATTTCTCGAACTCCTTGCTTCATGATATACGTTAAAACTAATGGGTATGATTTGATTCACCAAAATTAAGACCCTAACCAAGATAGTTAGTaagttatcaatttttttttaaaaatcccaACCTCTTTGGAAGGAGCTCCAAAAAAGATTTGGCTTCAGAGCGGGAATCTTCCTACAAGTGAGCACCAAGTCAAATGTATTCTATATACTAGTATCTGGACACGtgctttgcacgtgtattccatGTTAATTTGTTCAAACTTTTTTATTGAGATGGGGAGTATATAATAGTTAAATATAttggttttaaaaaatgtaGGCTTATTCTtactaaaataaagaaattaaaacacATGTCAATTCTATCTTTATATATACAGTAGAAACAACTACTAAAagtataacaataatatttgaatgctaaaattaaaatattccaTTTCggaataataatatatgttactaaAGTTTCATATACAATGACACATAAACATTGTGCATTACAATAAATTTGTGTTGAACTTTGTTTAGTGAAGTTAATGTTACTAACTAATTGAACTCTAGACGTCAATAGCTCTAGGTACTTCCCATCCTCTCAAATTGTTGCTTTCTCTTCaagaacaaaaaagaagatgaaattaattaataaattaaattatgcaaGAGCCTATAAAATTGGTGAGTAAGAATTCAAGAATCCTTTCTTGGCTTTTTATAGCTATTTCAATTTGCATTCCTTGAACCTTTTCTTTCATTAGTCTACATTTAATTATTCAATGCGACTCTTCCTATCCTCCAAACTATTTGTttctcctaattaattaatatacatttaattattcAATGCAACTCTTCATATTCTCCAAACTATTTAGCAATTAATAACGCACACTTAAATTGGACTTTTGAATATCTGCAGATTTACAAATCTCATGtaaatttaaatacaattaCTACTATTTCAATTAGATtaggtattttattttaattaaatataagagaAAATTGCAATCTAACTTTAAACACTCGTTTTATTTCTCTCCATTTTTATTCATGTGGATACATTCACCTCAGACTAATATTCTACTTTGAACAGAAACAACacaaaattaaactatatatacaAAGATACATATTCCAAGCCATAAtaaatatcattattttttattatggaTACATTTACCTCAGTTCTCACCCCATGAATTTTCGtaatatttcattaatttgaCTGGAAACATAATAAGCATCATTCTTTTAGTTGGAATATGAATGTCAAAGAGtgccttctctttttttttgtgtggatAATTTAGTGATTTTacatttatgtatattaattttgaagagataatacatttttattaatatttaattagattaGATGTTGTATTTATTACATTTTGATTAactataagggtaaaattgtaatctaactttgaaaataggtgcttcccacttttagaatatatgatgatatgatatgatatgatgattaactagagggtaaaattgtaatatAACTTTGAAGATATgtgcttcccacttttagtaatatatgatatgataatatatatatatatatatatattggctAAAAACATCCTTAAACTATACTCTCAATTTAAAATACATCCATAAATTATCTTTCTTAACAAAAAACATCCTCgaagtatttaaaacataacaACTTCCACCCCTCtattaaaatttgtcaaaaaattaataaattccACACAAAAACATATGCAATTCATACTATTCTcataaaaaatatctataattttattacttgttGGAAAAAGCttccaaaaattaatattttttttgagaccCTTGTttgatgttaaaaaaaaaacaatgttaGGACAGTGTGAGTCTTTGCTCTTCTCCTTTACCAACTGAATGGAGTTGAAGCTTAATTTTACACCATCTTCACCTTTCAAAGTCAAAATGTCGTTAGATCAATAATTTTGGGGGTAAACTGATAGTTGAGGTAATCAAGATTTAGCTAATTTTGATCTCTAGTACTCGAGTTTCGTTTTCCATTATTAGAAGTAAAAGTCTCCGATCGACACCACAGGTTTGGTTCAACTCCCGAAGCTTTTGGATGAGTTTCATGTCCTTACTTGAAAATTTGGAGATTCTTAAGTTAAAGTTAACTTTGGTCAACGTCAGGTTAAGGTGACCTTTTTTgggtgttttgatgatttcattaACTTCGAAATATCATTTTTAAGCTAGTAGCATATCTGGTTTGTGTTCAGGAGTTTCTGAATGAGGTTTGAATGTTTTAAGCTTTTTTGGTACTTTGGCGTTGTTTCAACAATTTATGTCAACTATAAATTATAGGAATAATATATAAAGTTTGGTTCATTTTTGCTAAgtcgagattggacttttatcgtgattatgaaataattgtttaccgagcagaaatgatatttgactagGCAAATGAGAACACAATTGAGTTTCAATTGTAATAGCACATCTGTATCATCATTTAAGACatttaggaaaaagaattgggtcATTTCGCTACCGTATGAGGAATTTATGGTCTTTTTAGTGAAGTAAAAGTTGCTGGTTTGTTGGTGTAACTACTGCTATTCAGCTATTTAAAAtttcagactgtgttcatttggtatttttaGCATGTTGGGAGTTCTAGAACTCAGAATAAAGTGATTCTTGCGACATTCTTCTTGATTTAATATGGGGGTTAGTATCCAATCCTCCTTTCAATGTTTTctcatgaattcttcttctgattttctttccttatccGGGTAATTCTTGGGGGAAATTAGggttttatcaatttaaactcggattttgatgaaaaaatatatatttaggatccttatgttatgggtaaactgattttgacATAAACTTGTtgattcattaattattttcatcatactaACCATGTATAAGTATGAGAATTTGAGTTTTTCCcgggtaaagttaaagtttgataaattgaggaTTTCAAGGCcaattttaacttcatttttgatgaaatttcatatttgaaactTCCCTAAGCATGAGTAAGatcttttttaagaaacattTCAGATTCGAGTTGGGGTTTCGAATATGAGAATTGAGGGTTTTTTCTCATGAGTTTGTGTTTTAAGTAAATTAGAGTTTTGAGCATgttttcaactcatttttcaaTGAGATTTTAATTATGGAGTTTCAAAACCTTTGggtaatatattttaatacagATTTCCAAAAATATCCCTCATTTTCGGAAATGGGTTTTTCAGCCAATTTGGCTCAGTTCTTAAAATCATTGATATGGGTGCTGTTAGTtctgaaatcttattgtgaatcCTTATTTGATTAGATTGCTTTGATTTGGATGTCGTACGAAGAGGGAAGACTCAAGTTACAGAGTGATTGTGTGCTTGAATTGAGATAAGTGATCTCCTACACCATGTATCTAGTAGAATTCGTGTATTATCCTTTGTTGCTTAtgtgttgggagtaatggaaATGAGGCGAAGGGTTAATTTTCCACTTGGTtaattttaatgaataaaaaggggGAGAATTTGAAAAGACTATTTGATGATCAAGATGTTTGTGAATTGCCTTGTTGTAACcattgttgattgattgataaaatGCTCGATAGCATGAAAATGGACTTGAAtggtatatatattattgtatcttcCGTGTAGTGCGATATTATTTGTGTGCATTGATTTGAAACACCGTGATGAGGCATGTGATAACTTGTGATGCCGAGGTCATTTTTGACAAGTGTTATAAAGCCGAGGTCATTTTCGACAAGTGTTATAAAGCTGAGGTCATTTCCAACTAGTGATTGATATGAGCCAAGGTCATTTCCGATAGTGATTGATATGAGCCGAGGTCATTACCGGCTAGCGATCGATATGAGCCGTTGTCAATTCCGgctagtgatatgatataaagccaatggaaaatggttccggctagtgatatAAGGCCAATGGGAAATAGTTCCGGCTAGTGATATAAAGTCGATGAGAAATGTTTCGgctagtgatatgatataaagctGATAAGAAAGGGTTCCGGGTAGTGACATGATATAAAGTCCATGCGAAATAGTTCCGGCTAGTGATTGATTAGTGATTTGATGCATTATGATGCTTATGTTTGATTTACTTGTTAATTGTTATTGACACACTTGTTACTGGTGATTGATCTAATTGACACTGAGATTGACTTGCTTGATATGTGTTGGTTGTTGAATTGTAACTATTGAGTTGTGATTAATGAGTCTTATGAATAGTGTATTGTAGAACTATTAAGTTGGGCTGATTTCTCTATAGGTTGTAGTTTGAGAAGGTTCAGATGGGATGAGAGGAGTATTCGATTTATAGCTAGTTGCCTTGTTTATTAGGTTGCTTGTTGGGTACCGTGTTATTGGTACCGACTCTTTGCTTCACACTTGTGTAGGGTTTGAGTGCTCTTTCTCTCCCATCTTTGAGACTTGTCAAAGAATTGTTGAGAGCTAGTTGCTTGTCATCCCGACAGACCCTCTAGTTcttctttttatgttttgttctatttgagaaacagAAACTTGAGACTTGTgcttaattatttcttaattttgcaCTTTACGTATTAGTGGATTGTATTTATGACACCAGGTTTTGGGGTATtaatagaatgaataagttttttgCTTTTATCTTGTTCTTACTTTATCTTTCCGCTTTTCTTTCGTTTCGTTGGGTTGAGGCTTACTTGTCTTGGTGAGAATAGACAaatgtcatcacgtccatttttgggtcatgacatgTTTTTCCTATCGAGTAAGATATGATTCCGTATCTAGTCTATTTTTACTGTCCAATAAtaaaattctccaaaaataaaagatattttctaaaaagGTTAAATATTGTGTTTGGtacaaaggaaaatattttcctacaAGATGTTTTCATGGAAACTAAGTTggtttctaacttattttctcatgtttgattagtgagtgaaaaatattttctagtttatgattggtgaatgaaaaatagttttttgaaaatatcttttatttttgtcttaagAGTAAAATCTATTTTCCAACTCCGATAATCAATCCGACACCCAACACCCTATCCGAGACCTGACCCCTACTCGCAATAAGGGACCCGACATACAAACTAGGACCAGACCCTGACCATGACCCGAATTCAGACACAATCCCAAGACCCAACCAAGACCTAACCCCGACTCAAGACCCAACATTTGAATTGGAATATGATCTCGACACCCCCAACCTAACCCTTACCTAAAAGATGATCCCGACCCGACACTGATTCTTGATCCCAACATCTGATTTAGGATCCAATTTTTGAATGGGGATCCGACCCCAACCCTAGACCTGACGTTGATGCCTAACCTTAACCAGAGAGTTGACCCCGACCTGAGACCTGACTCCAACCCCGACACTTGACCTCAACCCCAACCTCAAAAATAACACTCAACACTGACCCCGACGTTAACACCCAATCCGACCCTGACTTGAAACTCGAGACCTAACCTGACCCCACTCGAGACTTAAAACCCGACCCAAGAACTAGTCATAACACCTGAACCTGTCCTTGGCACCCGATCTTGACTTCAAGACCAACACCCGACACCTGACCCCAGCCTCGACTTGAGACCCCAACCCTGACCCCACCCAAAGACTTGACCCTGACTCTAACACTCGACTTGAGACCCAACCTCAACCTTGAACTTGATCCGAGACTTGAGAATCGACTTCGACCCTAACCCTAACTCAAGACCTATCCCTAATCTCAATACGAGACCTCAACCAGAGACCCGACCCTAAACTTGACCCCCACTCCGACCTCAACCTGAGACCTCAACATGAGATCTGACCCTGACTTGATCATGACTTGAGGCCAGACTTGACCCTaacctttttttaaaacctGACCGTAACACTTGACCCCAACATTGACTTGGTCCAACTTTTGAATCGAGATCTGCCACGAGACTTGACCCCGACACCCGACTCAAAACCCCATCCCAACACCTAAGTTGGGATCCAACCCCGATACTTGACCCAAAATTCAACCTCTAATCCTAACTCAAGATCCGACCCTGGTAAAATCTGAAACATGGGAGTTGAGTCTCAACTTGAAGTCGAGAGTCAGGTTTCGAATTGAGAATTAGGAGTCGGGTCTAGCATTAGTATTGAAAATTGATATTCGAAACTTAAGTTAGGATGAAAAGTTGAGATGTGAGgttcaaaatgattttgaaaaatgttttccttactttttttaaaggaagtcattttccttaaattcgaggaaataagttgatttggaaaatattttccaaaacatttaagccaaccaaacatgacaaaattggaaaatattttcctttctaCAAAACCGCATTGACGACTTTACCCTTTACCAAAGGTCCTGAATTCGAGCCGGTatatggagaaaattttgttgggaGCGCCAACACCAAATGGGTCTTGAAGTGAGTGATTCAAATTTATTCGGTGCTCCAATGCACACACTAGgttgaaaaccaaaaaaaaatacaaaccacATTTATCGGTGATTTTATCTACTAAATACAATTCCCATAATTACATgtgaaaataattcttttatattcacttttacttgtcatgttTCGATACTTGAGAGTCAAATTGTACGGACTTTGACCGACATttcaagatatatttttttcatcatattaatatgagaatAATGCAACTTTTAgtatttttcatatagtttcaaacatttaaatttaaaatatcgaaGCAGCCTAATTCAATCTAACTTTGAAGATTCTTTAAAGACCCCTCATAAAGAGAAACATAATGTAACAACCTATTCCGGTTTTATTCAAAGGGCACCTCGTGCAAAATCTCAAGAATTTCTTATAGACAACGTCAATTTAAAACTGGGCTGACGTCATCCCGCCAAAGCGGCGCTGTTATAGTTGTGTGTCAACCGTTATAGCGTGGTTAGCTAGGCAGAAACTcagaaacataattttttctaattattctCCTCCGCTTCAGTGGTAAAAACAGATGAGGGTCCAAAACCCTCCAAAAGCTTCTCTAATCTTGGAGACTAAGGAGAAGAGGAATTCTAGCACAAGAAGGGTCAAACCCATGGATTTCCGTTCTACGTCCAtcaggattcatcctcaaggaGCTAGAAGTTCATGTTAAGATTTCTTTAGCAGTTTTTTGGCGTCCAAGTAGACTAAGCCTAATTGAGTAGTTAAACCTATCTTTACTTACATAATACCTTGTGAATTGTTGGTAATTTAGATGTACAAGCCTTCAGGCGCAGAGTTTGGGCAGACAATTGTGTGGATCACAGTTGTTTAGGGTGGTAAGGTACTTAACTTGCTAATGTGGATAGGTATTATTCTAGGGGTGGTAACCGGTGAGTTATGGCTTATAAACAGTAAAAACTGTCTAGAGAGAGACGTTCTATGTGATGGTTGTTGTTTTCCATGTTATGTAATGTGTGCATGTTAACGGTCTCTATTATAAAACTTGTACAATACATGTTGGTAAAAACATAAGGGTTGAATGTGAAATGATGAATTGTTGATAATCTCATATAATAAATGTGTTTTGCATACTTGTATTTACAAGTGTGATTGTATTTCATTATTTGTGATTGTGCTTGTGTGACTATCGGTTGGTTCGGGTACCGCGACTAGTGTAAGGTATACCTTGATTGGCTTGGGTACCACACTAGGTACAAATTATCGATTGGCTTAGGTACCATTCCTGATACTGGATACTATTGATTGACTCGAGTACCACGCTGGTACATGTTTGATTATTCTCTTATATGTTAGTTCACTACCATGAGTGAATTGGGTGTACTTCTTTGAAATGTGATTGTTACATGTTGGTCCGTGAGTATCGAGAATTGTGTTGAAATGTTTGGAGGGTTCTTGTATAGGTCGGAAGGGCATGTTAAACATTATAGATAATGTTTGGGGATCCTTGGTGGTCCGGGTTACTTGAAAGGTGCAACTAATAGGGTTTGGgtgattttttatgatttttgacATGTCTTGGATGGTTGTTAAGTCAAGATGTTGACTGAGAGCTTTGCCTATTCACTAGCTCATGTGGTAGTGTTAGTTCGGCTGGTCTAGGACATATTTGATAGGGGGGATTGGGTTAAGGTATTTTGGTAGGAGTCTCGTATGTGGTTTGCTAATTTGGTCAAGGTCCATGGTATTGGCGTGAGAGCTTTAGGGAGATTAGTAGTCCAGTTAGCAGAGTTGTAGTGGATAGGAATCAGGAAAGGGAACAACAGAGGAATTCTGGTGTTGGTAGAATGTGCGGTTTTGAAAAGTCTCTATGTGATAGATGGGTTAGATTGTGATCGAATGTGGGGTGAAATGGCTTAGATGGTGGAGTTGGCAGCGTAAGGAGGTCAAGTGACTTGAGATAGGGTGTATGAGTACCATGGTAGCATAATTTGACAATAAAGGGAGTGCTGCTAAGGATCGGGGTCATGAATATATCTCCAAGTTCCATGTTTCTTGATTAATTGCAGGATATtatgttgtaatgaccctccaggtcattt belongs to Solanum stenotomum isolate F172 chromosome 1, ASM1918654v1, whole genome shotgun sequence and includes:
- the LOC125853790 gene encoding pectinesterase-like gives rise to the protein MSNKVFIGGIASVLVVACVVAACVTLTKHDSDTSSNGVATSTKSVESMCQPTPYKQTCEKTLSAAKNVSDPKDYIKVAFEATVADIKNALKNTEPIKKAASDPYTKDALLACEELFDLAVEDLRGSVAKIENFDFSKIKDIVDDLKSWLSAVVAYEETCLDGFTKSEYSATRDQMVKLMNTTRELSINALSMVNSFGEMITETTGLTRKLLSDSDSFVEASNRKLVQISASKPNAVVSASGGGQYKTIQEAVNAVPKNNPTPFVILIKAGTYKEHIEIDKNKPNVVFIGEGPTKTIITGDRGVKHDGYATWHTCALGVAGEGFVIKDIGIENTAGPAKEQAVALRINADKAVVHNCKIDGYQDTLYAHSFRQFYRDCTITGTVDFIFGDASAVFQNCKLMVRKPGNAQACMITAQGRTVPTSFGGFVIQNCDIKADPSFTSTTPPIKAYLGRPWKEYSKTIIMQSNIDAFIDPAGWAPWNSTDFGLHTCFYAEYQNRGPGAALGKRVSTWRGYQKGISGDAINKYTAGKFINTQQPWLPKFDIPYDAGMMKV